One genomic window of Arachis stenosperma cultivar V10309 chromosome 10, arast.V10309.gnm1.PFL2, whole genome shotgun sequence includes the following:
- the LOC130956793 gene encoding multiple organellar RNA editing factor 3, mitochondrial-like, with the protein MKIGTCINTQRVRVLTASRQRGGRGVTATTKETATPANTERERERLNRGDVPATTTELPRCDTGEQRESTLEQRRSSVCGLRGVVGLRWVRRFQWLWLHRVRTKSSGSGYSPLNDPSPNWSNRPPKETILLDGCDYEHWLIVMEFPENPKPYEQQMVDAYVKTLAQVLGSEEEAKKKIYSVSTTTYTGFGALISEELSYKVKELPGVLWVLPDSYLDVPNKDYGGDLFVDGKVIPRPQYRYSERQPTRSRPRPRHDRRRETMQVERRDPVQRQDWNQSQGGPMQQSTPMNSQNSPSGGPKC; encoded by the exons ATGAAGATTGGGACCTGCATCAACACTCAGAGAGTCAGAGTGCTTACTGCTTCCCGGCAGCGAGGAGGAAGGGGAGTGACGGCGACGACAAAGGAGACGGCCACACCGGCGaacacagagagagagagagagcgctTGAACAGGGGAGACG TTCCTGCGACGACGACGGAGCTTCCACGGTGCGACACCGGCGAACAGAGAGAAAGCACGCTCGAGCAGAGGAGATCCAGTGTCTGTGGGTTACGCGGGGTTGTGGGGTTGCGGTGGGTGCGGCGGTTCCAGTGGTTGTG GCTCCACCGGGTTCGGACCAAGTCGTCGGGTTCGGGTTACTCGCCGCTGAACGATCCCTCTCCCAATTGGAGCAACCGTCCGCCCAAGGAGACTATTCTTCTCGATGGCTGCGACTACGAGCACTGGCTCATCGTCATGGAGTTCCCCGAGAATCCCAAACCCTACGAACAACAAATGGTTGATGCCTATGTCAAAACGCTAGCTCAAGTTCTTGGAAG TGAGGAAGAGGCTAAGAAGAAGATATACTCTGTTTCCACTACTACATATACTGGTTTTGGCGCCCTCATTTCCGAAGAGCTTTCTTACAAAGTTAAAG AGTTACCTGGAGTTCTTTGGGTGCTGCCGGATTCATATCTTGATGTTCCCAACAAGGACTATGGGG GTGACTTATTTGTTGATGGGAAAGTGATTCCAAGGCCGCAGTATAGATATTCTGAGAGGCAACCAACTAGGAGCAGACCTCGGCCACGGCATGACAGGCGTCGTGAAACAATGCAGGTTGAAAGGAGAGACCCTGTTCAAAGACAGGACTGGAACCAAAGTCAGGGAGGACCTATGCAGCAATCGACTCCAATGAACAGTCAAAACTCTCCTTCTGGTGGACCAAAATGTTAA
- the LOC130955381 gene encoding TATA box-binding protein-associated factor RNA polymerase I subunit B — MADIDPHTLTCHACGNVGLVDGDDGFFYCNRCGSRSEDVVDTAVDDNDLYKSGGASAGIYLASQQRYRTSTVGIKAEPISQYDSQSVLLRNLRLDDDDNQTPGRSNAVEVKREEENYAPLFGDIHSVPEDFADVAGSNVLSFEDYQNEVRMRYVLGLQIMVQLQCEALVKEFKVTPLICGLMQPIWLRFVFGTGVFNDDWADQVIHDSEMQHEEEEPKDRKTWAKYRDEPYNLYGQRAVMIWFRALKKRIPPSCTLAVSFLACHVAREPVLPSDLIKGTLEGKIPYISAFVEIEKRLGRPSSACPISSSVMFKPQRVLMVLKLETFAASIAQFIGLELPPVNFFGIARRYLQRLSLPSEKILPHVSRIYEWAMPPDLWLSLSERHFKLPIHVCVMSILVVAIRMLFNINGSGEWEKSLSNKGNTKDNGEKGTAFSSCDRPNSSEEDSDKDKMKQQENELDTSGLLQHLQAIYNDLADIQEYSKDLSTYLKHCRDVIFAGSEASYGNYEEEKMIEYLWNFYMNEKDTKPSVHGEQSNRSLNQTRSRDNASVGRTSQRERTSKEHSNQPSLNDATSLGNHLPENVDKDDGDNDKDNDSSKSFRGRDESDSNAHSSEKPHVKEAIARMKLDMEENRFYYIPPIVKKKRRHNYLHYVRKIDEGALEYVAHADYYILLRACARVAQVDVRIMHIGVLKLERRLAWLEEQIDECLQLKPEKISCKFCSDAAPENESDDVPGLSDLDI, encoded by the exons ATGGCTGATATTGATCCCCACACCTTGACCTGCCACGCCTGCGGAAACGTCGGCCTCGTCGACGGCGATGACGGATTTTTCTACTGCAACCGCTGCGGTTCCCGCTCCGAGGATGTTGTCGACACCGCCGTCGACGACAACGATCTCTACAAAAGCGGCGGCGCCTCCGCCGGCATATACCTCGCCAGCCAGCAGCGCTATCGAACTTCAACCGTCGGAATCAAAGCGGAGCCAATCTCCCAGTACGACTCACAATCGGTTCTCCTCCGCAACCTCAGGTTGGACGACGACGACAACCAAACCCCTGGCCGGAGCAACGCCGTCGAGGTgaagagagaggaggagaaTTACGCTCCGCTTTTCGGCGATATTCACTCTGTTCCCGAAGATTTTGCTGACGTGGCTGGCTCCAATGTTCTGAGCTTTGAGGATTACCAGAATGAAGTTAGGATGAGGTACGTGTTAGGGTTGCAGATTATGGTTCAGCTTCAGTGTGAGGCGTTGGTTAAGGAGTTCAAGGTTACGCCTTTGATTTGCGGGTTGATGCAGCCAATTTGGTTGAGGTTCGTGTTCGGAACTGGTGTCTTCAATGATGATTGGGCTGATCAAGTTATCCATGACTCTGAGATGCAGCATGAAGAAG AAGAACCCAAAGATCGTAAGACATGGGCTAAATACAGAGATGAACCCTACAATTTATATGGTCAGCGTGCCGTGATGATATGGTTCAGGGCCTTAAAGAAAAGGATTCCACCATCCTGTACTCTTGCTGTTTCTTTTCTGGCATGTCATGTTGCAAGGGAACCTGTCCTGCCATCTGATTTAATCAAGGGGACACTGGAAGGGAAGATTCCGTATATTTCTGCATTTGTTGAAATTGAAAAGCGTCTTGGACGGCCATCAAGTGCATGCCCTATTAGTTCAAGTGTGATGTTCAAGCCTCAGCGAGTTCTTATGGTGCTGAAACTAGAAACATTTGCTGCATCAATTGCTCAGTTCATAGGCTTGGAGTTACCTCCTGTGAATTTCTTTGGAATAGCACGTCGATATCTTCAGAGATTATCTCTTCCTTCTGAAAAGATTCTTCCTCATGTAAGCCGCATATATGAATGGGCCATGCCTCCAGATTTGTGGTTATCCTTATCCGAAAGACATTTTAAGCTACCTATTCATGTTTGTGTGATGTCAATTCTGGTTGTAGCAATAAGAATGTTGTTTAACATAAATGGTTCGGGAGAATGGGAGAAAAGTTTGTCCAACAAAGGTAATACCAAAGACAATGGTGAGAAGGGTACAGCTTTTTCCTCCTGTGATAGACCTAATTCTAGTGAAGAAGATTCGGATAAAGACAAAATGAAACAACAGGAAAATGAATTAGACACTTCAGGACTTCTCCAACACCTTCAAGCAATATATAATGATCTTGCAGATATCCAAG AGTATTCAAAAGACCTGTCGACATATCTCAAACACTGTAGGGATGTTATCTTTGCTGGGTCAGAGGCGTCATATGGGAATTACGAAGAAGAAAAGATGATAGAGTACTTATGGAACTTTTATATGAATGAAAAG GATACTAAGCCTTCAGTACATGGAGAACAATCTAACAGGTCTCTTAATCAAACAAGGTCGAGGGATAATGCATCGGTTGGTAGGACATCTCAGAGGGAGAGGACAAGTAAAGAACATTCTAATCAGCCATCTCTTAATGACGCCACCAGCCTTGGAAATCATTTACCTGAAAATGTGGATAAAGATGATGGGGACAATGACAAGGACAATGATTCCTCAAAGAGTTTTAGAGGCCGTGATGAATCAGATTCCAATGCGCACAGTTCAGAAAAACCTCATGTCAAGGAAGCCATTGCACGGATGAAGTTAGACATGGAGGAGAATAGGTTCTACTATATACCACCTATTGTCAAGAAGAAAAGACGACACAATTATCTTCACTATGTGAGGAAGATAGATGAAGGTGCCTTGGAGTATGTTGCTCATGCTGATTACTACATCCTGCTTCGGGCTTGCGCTAGGGTCGCACAAGTTGACGTTCGGATTATGCATATTGGTGTGTTGAAGCTCGAAAGAAGACTTGCTTGGTTAGAGGAACAGATCGACGAATGCTTGCAGTTGAAACCAGAGAAAATTTCGTGCAAGTTCTGCAGTGATGCGGCCCCTGAAAATGAATCTGATGATGTACCTGGGCTGTCAGATTTGGATATTTGA